One Olsenella sp. oral taxon 807 DNA segment encodes these proteins:
- a CDS encoding ABC transporter ATP-binding protein: protein MPDRTNDMARSPFAKNRDFYLSCACTVAEGLLGGSNFMLIWLVMHQLFSGAFELAPLLHISAALVAVFAARLVIYRFGYVRGQVGGARVSHDLRVTMGDTIKRIPLSRFNERTSGEYLQALTVNVNDYEQILTHRTGEIVKSAALAVVLGAFTLWLYVPAGIVVLASFLLLAPAVALSWRQVRVFGPRKDEVRASNSSAIMEHVDGMQTLRAYGVAGVHNEAIVESMREFSHVSYVYEKVIIPVGAGLSILVGLSQPLLVWLCYCAWTTGSLPTESFLLLSMLPLLTLKLAGALFIHLTAYRNLEIAKRNISDVLAEPQEAGSFEDVPMCDAGIELAHVEFSYGDGPAVLKGFDLVIPEGRLCALVGDSGCGKSTALGLIAQLYRPKDGTVSFGGVDVGAFAPESVLRNVALVDQDVFLFDDSVMDNVRYARPAASDEEVREACRLANADGFVSALPQGYDTRIGERGGKLSGGERQRLSIARAILKDAPIVLLDEATSNLDIDNELAVREAISNLLFRRKTVVMVAHTLPCICTADMIAVIGGGRVSEQGTHDELVALGGKYARMWAASGRKGR from the coding sequence CAGAGGGTCTGCTCGGCGGGTCAAACTTCATGCTCATCTGGCTCGTGATGCACCAGCTCTTCTCAGGGGCGTTCGAGCTTGCGCCCCTTCTGCACATAAGTGCGGCACTCGTCGCTGTGTTCGCCGCACGCCTTGTGATCTATCGCTTCGGGTACGTGCGCGGACAGGTGGGAGGCGCGCGCGTCAGCCATGACCTACGAGTGACAATGGGAGACACCATCAAGCGCATCCCGCTGTCCCGCTTCAATGAGCGCACGAGCGGCGAGTACCTGCAAGCGCTCACGGTCAACGTGAACGACTACGAGCAGATCCTTACGCACCGGACGGGCGAGATTGTCAAGTCTGCGGCCCTGGCCGTTGTGCTCGGCGCGTTCACGCTCTGGCTCTACGTTCCTGCCGGTATCGTCGTGCTGGCGTCCTTCCTGCTGCTGGCGCCCGCCGTCGCACTCTCGTGGCGGCAGGTCAGGGTCTTTGGTCCTCGTAAGGACGAGGTGCGCGCAAGCAATTCCAGCGCCATCATGGAGCATGTCGACGGCATGCAGACCCTGCGCGCCTACGGGGTTGCGGGGGTGCACAACGAGGCCATCGTCGAGAGCATGCGCGAGTTCTCGCACGTGAGCTACGTGTACGAGAAGGTCATCATCCCCGTGGGGGCGGGGCTTTCCATCCTTGTGGGCCTCTCCCAGCCCCTGCTCGTGTGGCTGTGCTACTGCGCGTGGACGACGGGCTCCCTTCCCACGGAGTCGTTCTTGCTCCTCTCCATGCTACCCCTGCTCACGCTCAAGCTCGCGGGTGCTCTGTTCATTCACCTGACCGCATACCGCAACCTCGAGATCGCCAAGAGAAACATCTCCGATGTGCTCGCCGAGCCCCAGGAGGCGGGCAGCTTCGAGGACGTGCCGATGTGCGATGCGGGAATCGAGCTCGCTCACGTGGAGTTCTCCTATGGTGACGGACCGGCCGTGCTCAAGGGTTTCGACCTGGTCATTCCAGAGGGGCGGCTGTGTGCCCTCGTGGGTGACTCGGGCTGCGGGAAGTCGACGGCGCTGGGCCTCATCGCGCAGCTGTACCGGCCAAAGGACGGCACCGTGAGCTTCGGGGGTGTGGACGTGGGCGCCTTCGCGCCCGAGAGCGTCCTGCGCAACGTTGCCCTCGTGGACCAGGATGTGTTTCTCTTCGATGACTCGGTGATGGACAATGTGCGCTATGCGCGTCCCGCCGCGAGTGACGAGGAGGTACGTGAGGCGTGTCGGCTCGCCAACGCCGATGGCTTCGTGAGCGCCCTTCCGCAGGGCTATGACACACGAATCGGCGAGCGAGGAGGGAAGCTTTCTGGTGGCGAGCGACAGCGACTGTCCATCGCCCGCGCCATCCTGAAGGACGCCCCTATCGTGCTCCTCGACGAGGCCACGTCGAACTTGGACATCGATAACGAGCTGGCCGTGAGGGAGGCCATCTCCAACTTGCTCTTTCGGCGAAAGACGGTGGTGATGGTGGCCCACACGCTGCCCTGCATCTGCACCGCCGACATGATCGCCGTCATAGGGGGTGGACGGGTCAGCGAGCAGGGTACGCACGACGAGCTGGTGGCGCTTGGGGGCAAGTATGCCCGCATGTGGGCCGCGTCAGGGCGAAAGGGGCGCTGA
- a CDS encoding 2,3-diphosphoglycerate-dependent phosphoglycerate mutase, giving the protein MRSATLVVMRHGESTWTDKTQNRFAGWVDVPLTERGRDQARHAGKLMSDANIKPDAAFTSLLRRSIETCDIVLDAVDRLWVPVMRSWRLNERHYGSFQGQTRPAMRKRYGDELFATYRRSYDVRPPEISENSPWWQGNDARYGIVARDGLDELDPSTIRSECLKDVVVRLEPFWQSFVTPCLSLGETVAIVTHGSVVRSLIKVIEGLSDEEIRTVNVPTGVPRVYKFECDAFGGLRVLGAGRYLDLEAAEAGIAETSALGEATLG; this is encoded by the coding sequence ATGAGAAGCGCGACGCTGGTGGTCATGAGGCACGGTGAGTCCACATGGACGGACAAGACGCAGAATCGCTTTGCCGGGTGGGTGGACGTCCCGCTCACCGAGCGTGGGCGCGATCAGGCCAGACACGCCGGCAAACTCATGAGCGACGCAAACATCAAGCCCGATGCGGCGTTCACTTCGCTTTTGCGCCGCTCGATAGAGACCTGCGACATCGTGCTCGACGCGGTTGACCGGCTCTGGGTTCCCGTGATGCGAAGCTGGCGGCTGAACGAGCGCCACTACGGCTCATTCCAGGGACAGACGCGTCCCGCCATGCGTAAGCGCTACGGCGATGAGCTGTTTGCGACCTACCGACGCAGCTACGACGTGCGTCCGCCCGAGATCTCCGAGAACTCTCCTTGGTGGCAGGGCAACGACGCGCGCTACGGCATCGTAGCCCGCGACGGCCTCGACGAGCTCGACCCCTCCACGATCCGCAGCGAGTGCCTGAAAGACGTGGTCGTGCGACTCGAGCCGTTCTGGCAGTCCTTCGTCACCCCCTGCCTCTCGCTCGGCGAGACGGTCGCCATCGTCACGCACGGCTCGGTGGTGCGCTCCCTCATCAAGGTCATCGAGGGCCTCTCCGACGAGGAGATCCGCACCGTCAACGTGCCCACGGGGGTTCCGCGCGTCTACAAGTTCGAATGTGACGCGTTTGGCGGCCTGCGTGTTCTGGGAGCTGGCCGCTACCTTGACCTTGAGGCCGCAGAGGCGGGCATCGCCGAGACGAGCGCGCTCGGTGAGGCTACACTCGGCTAG
- a CDS encoding ElyC/SanA/YdcF family protein has translation MEERSCEQLEKVAADANTLAAFLGPRDVLTLTQEAMLAHLGQRQADVMALFGGSILAGGDVLAAAMRARAAGTYVIVGGAGHTTEALRKRVRTLCPDLSIAAGATEAEIFEAYLVSRHGLLANFLERRSTNCGNNITYLRDLLKERGVRCKSLILVQDATMQRRMSAGLKREMPNVTPINFASYRVRMVAKDGELCYDREPLGMWDPRRYLSLLMGEIPRLTDDEGGYGPKGTGFLAHVDIPDKVSAAWKRLCRSHPQLVRAADPKFARP, from the coding sequence ATGGAAGAGAGGAGCTGCGAACAGCTTGAGAAGGTTGCGGCAGATGCGAACACGCTGGCCGCCTTCTTGGGACCCCGTGACGTCTTGACCCTCACGCAGGAGGCGATGCTCGCGCACCTGGGACAGCGCCAGGCCGACGTGATGGCGCTCTTTGGCGGCTCGATACTGGCGGGAGGCGATGTCTTGGCTGCGGCCATGCGTGCGAGGGCTGCAGGGACCTATGTGATCGTCGGTGGTGCGGGTCACACGACGGAGGCCCTCCGCAAGCGCGTGCGCACCCTCTGCCCGGACCTGTCGATCGCAGCTGGCGCCACAGAGGCCGAGATCTTCGAGGCCTACCTCGTCTCACGCCATGGGCTTTTGGCCAACTTCTTGGAGAGACGCTCCACGAACTGCGGCAACAACATCACGTACCTGCGTGACCTCCTCAAGGAGAGGGGCGTGCGTTGTAAGAGCCTCATCCTCGTGCAGGACGCGACCATGCAGCGACGCATGTCTGCGGGTCTCAAGAGGGAGATGCCGAACGTCACGCCCATCAACTTCGCCTCCTACCGCGTGCGGATGGTCGCCAAGGACGGCGAGCTCTGCTACGACCGGGAGCCGCTGGGGATGTGGGACCCACGGCGCTACCTGTCGCTGCTCATGGGAGAGATCCCCCGCCTCACCGATGACGAGGGCGGCTACGGCCCTAAAGGCACGGGCTTTCTCGCCCATGTCGACATACCAGACAAGGTGAGCGCCGCATGGAAGAGGCTCTGCAGGTCACACCCACAGCTGGTGCGCGCGGCCGACCCGAAGTTCGCCCGGCCGTGA
- a CDS encoding LysR family transcriptional regulator, protein MQLGQLRYAIAVHDEGGFTKAADACHIAQSSVSQAILALERELGVALFERRGRTVVPTVAGEYLVRRARALLAEVDQLVRETSRLGSDAELTLRIGFVGGVRHEIVEATGRFAELYPEVSLVIVGGDHLELTERLAAGEIDLAIYEQRERLPERFATALVAELPSWIELSTRDPLARRDGVTVADLRGKPLIITSSETHRDVERGYFREMLGYPDDFVYVGSRDESVLLIVGNQGYEQCDHVPGHETFRPGLTKVALVGPDGTQLHRPLIAAWLAERGGYYAEEFAETLRRTFSEELGEA, encoded by the coding sequence ATGCAGCTCGGCCAGCTCAGATATGCCATCGCCGTTCACGACGAGGGCGGCTTCACCAAGGCGGCCGACGCCTGCCACATTGCGCAGTCTTCTGTGTCGCAGGCCATCTTGGCGCTCGAGCGCGAGCTTGGCGTGGCGCTGTTCGAGCGGCGGGGTCGTACGGTGGTGCCAACCGTAGCGGGGGAGTACCTGGTGCGACGCGCACGGGCACTGTTGGCGGAGGTCGACCAGCTCGTACGGGAGACCTCGCGCCTTGGCAGCGATGCCGAGCTCACGCTGCGCATCGGCTTTGTGGGTGGTGTGCGCCACGAGATTGTCGAGGCAACCGGGCGATTCGCAGAGCTCTACCCTGAGGTCTCGCTCGTCATCGTTGGCGGTGACCACCTCGAGCTGACCGAGCGCCTTGCTGCGGGGGAGATTGACCTCGCCATCTACGAGCAACGCGAGCGTTTGCCCGAGCGCTTTGCCACGGCACTCGTCGCGGAGCTGCCCAGCTGGATCGAGCTTTCCACGCGCGACCCCCTTGCGCGCAGAGACGGCGTCACGGTCGCCGACCTGCGGGGTAAGCCACTCATCATCACCTCGTCGGAGACGCACCGCGACGTCGAGCGAGGCTACTTTCGCGAGATGCTGGGATATCCGGACGACTTCGTGTACGTGGGTTCGCGCGACGAGTCGGTACTGCTCATCGTGGGTAACCAAGGCTACGAGCAGTGCGACCATGTGCCCGGGCACGAGACCTTTCGCCCGGGCCTCACCAAGGTGGCGCTCGTGGGACCCGACGGCACGCAGCTGCATCGTCCGCTCATTGCCGCATGGCTTGCCGAACGCGGTGGCTACTACGCCGAGGAGTTTGCCGAGACGCTGCGTCGGACCTTTTCGGAGGAACTGGGGGAGGCGTAG
- a CDS encoding type II toxin-antitoxin system PemK/MazF family toxin, whose protein sequence is MSFLEQGDIIEIDFNPSVGHEPAKRRPAIVITGYGFNSRSSLVGVAPVQTTDSNYPMHVPVDGDNLHGFACVEMARSIDVEQRGYRLVGQLDDKALGRIMSLVRSMYSLR, encoded by the coding sequence GTGAGCTTTCTCGAGCAGGGGGACATCATAGAGATCGACTTTAACCCGTCTGTCGGCCATGAGCCCGCAAAGAGGCGCCCCGCCATCGTCATCACTGGATATGGCTTCAATTCACGCTCGTCGCTTGTCGGGGTCGCTCCCGTTCAGACAACGGATTCCAACTACCCCATGCATGTGCCAGTCGATGGGGATAACCTTCACGGCTTTGCCTGCGTTGAGATGGCCCGTAGCATCGATGTCGAGCAGAGGGGCTACAGGCTTGTGGGACAGCTCGACGACAAGGCGCTCGGGCGCATCATGTCGCTCGTGCGCAGCATGTACTCGCTGCGGTGA
- a CDS encoding VOC family protein, which translates to MRIDHLAIHVRDLDGAAKFFKEYFGAQVDETYHNPKTGLRSNFLKLDEGPRFEIMTRPGLKEQPSTTMCYGYTHMAFAVGSEAAVDELTERLRADGYKILSGPRVTGDGYYETSLLGWEAINIEITV; encoded by the coding sequence ATGCGTATCGACCACCTCGCCATCCACGTCCGCGACCTCGACGGAGCCGCCAAGTTCTTCAAAGAGTACTTTGGCGCCCAGGTAGACGAGACCTACCACAATCCCAAGACCGGCCTGCGCTCCAACTTCCTCAAGCTCGACGAGGGTCCGCGCTTCGAGATCATGACACGGCCAGGCCTCAAGGAGCAACCTAGCACCACCATGTGCTACGGCTACACGCACATGGCCTTCGCGGTGGGCAGCGAGGCTGCCGTGGACGAGCTCACCGAGCGCCTGCGCGCCGACGGCTACAAGATCCTCTCTGGTCCGCGCGTGACCGGCGACGGCTACTACGAGACCTCGCTTCTGGGCTGGGAGGCCATCAACATCGAGATCACGGTGTAG
- the feoB gene encoding ferrous iron transport protein B — MRTLSDERTEGKRRAACVEDDTRARGGRTQARVPMALTGLAPGETATVTAVGGEGALRQHLLDMGVIPGVRMTFVKPAPMGDPLQFSVRGYSLTLRVADAEEVSIRKDTSADLSATGSHTTSPPSHPVTHPGIGEGGIRHVRAGHASEPAIPEGTTLTFALAGNQNCGKTTLFNQLTGSNQHVGNFPGVTVDRKDGSIRGHPDTNVTDLPGIYSMSPYSPEEVVSRRFILDERPCGIIDIVDATNIDRNLYLTTQLLELGIPMVLALNMMDEMQGNGGYVRTNLMESMLGIPVVPISAIHDEGVDELVDHAVHVARYQEFSGVQEFFDDGTEPGPVQRCLKAIAQLISDHAQRARIPLHFAATKVVEGDHDVISALDLTTREEETMEQIVAQMEEERGLDRSAAIADMRFSFVERVVSACVVRPHESKEQLRSERVDKLLTSKWTAIPAFVAIMSAVFVLTFNVIGPFLQDLMQQGIDGLSDMVGPAMESAGVSAAIHSLVIDGIFGGVGAVLLFLPIIVTLFFFLSLLEDTGYMARIAFVSDRLLRQIGLSGRTIVPMLVAMGCTVPAVMATRTLPSERDRKLTVMLTPFMGCSPKLATYSFIAAAFFPGHAGWIVVAIYLFGIVMGILTAIVSRRAAFRGEAVPFMMELPTYRMPSIRSVLMLVWDKSRDFVKRSFTVIFAATIVTWFLQSFDLRFTMVEDTSQSMLAQAAGWAAPLFAPLGLGDWRIASMLFTGFIAKETIVSTLSVLFGGVDGLVQALSPLSAVCLMVFVLLYTPCIAAIDAVRREMGGKWAVWVAFYQCALAWVVTFVVHLCGVVLGLG, encoded by the coding sequence ATGAGGACGTTGTCGGACGAGCGTACAGAAGGGAAGAGAAGGGCGGCTTGCGTGGAGGACGACACCCGTGCAAGGGGTGGGCGAACGCAGGCTCGCGTCCCGATGGCGCTGACGGGGCTTGCCCCTGGCGAGACGGCGACGGTGACGGCGGTGGGAGGTGAGGGTGCGCTTCGCCAACACCTGCTTGACATGGGCGTCATTCCAGGGGTGAGGATGACCTTTGTCAAGCCGGCCCCCATGGGCGACCCTTTGCAGTTCAGCGTCAGGGGCTACTCTCTCACGCTGCGCGTGGCAGATGCTGAGGAGGTCTCCATCCGGAAGGATACATCCGCCGACCTCAGCGCCACAGGATCGCATACGACTTCACCTCCCTCGCACCCCGTGACCCACCCGGGCATAGGCGAGGGCGGCATACGCCACGTGCGCGCCGGCCATGCGAGCGAGCCGGCGATCCCGGAGGGGACGACCCTTACCTTTGCACTCGCCGGTAACCAGAACTGCGGCAAGACCACCCTCTTCAACCAGCTTACGGGGTCGAACCAGCATGTGGGTAACTTTCCGGGCGTTACGGTCGACCGCAAGGATGGATCCATCAGGGGGCATCCCGACACGAACGTCACGGATCTCCCCGGAATCTATTCCATGTCACCGTACAGCCCGGAGGAGGTCGTGAGCCGTCGCTTCATCCTCGACGAGAGGCCCTGCGGCATCATAGACATCGTGGATGCCACCAACATCGACCGCAACCTCTACCTTACGACGCAGCTCTTGGAGCTGGGCATCCCCATGGTGCTTGCCCTCAACATGATGGACGAGATGCAGGGCAACGGCGGCTACGTGCGTACCAACCTCATGGAGTCCATGCTGGGCATCCCTGTGGTCCCCATATCCGCCATCCACGACGAGGGCGTGGACGAGCTCGTTGACCATGCCGTGCATGTGGCACGCTATCAGGAGTTCTCGGGAGTGCAGGAGTTCTTCGACGATGGGACTGAGCCTGGCCCGGTACAGCGCTGCCTGAAGGCCATAGCACAGCTCATATCCGATCATGCCCAGCGGGCGCGGATCCCCTTGCACTTTGCGGCCACCAAGGTGGTGGAGGGGGACCATGACGTGATCTCCGCGCTCGACCTTACCACGCGCGAGGAAGAGACCATGGAGCAGATCGTGGCGCAGATGGAGGAGGAGCGGGGCCTCGATCGCTCTGCCGCCATCGCCGACATGCGCTTCTCGTTTGTCGAGAGGGTCGTGTCTGCCTGCGTGGTGAGGCCCCACGAGAGCAAAGAGCAGCTGCGAAGCGAGCGCGTAGACAAGCTGCTTACCAGCAAGTGGACGGCCATACCCGCCTTCGTCGCCATCATGTCGGCGGTGTTCGTGCTCACCTTCAACGTCATCGGTCCCTTCCTGCAAGACCTGATGCAGCAGGGGATAGACGGGCTGTCCGACATGGTGGGCCCTGCGATGGAGTCCGCAGGCGTCAGCGCTGCCATCCACTCGCTCGTGATCGACGGCATCTTCGGCGGGGTCGGCGCGGTCCTCCTCTTTCTGCCCATCATCGTGACGCTCTTCTTCTTCCTGTCCCTCCTTGAGGACACGGGTTACATGGCTCGCATCGCGTTCGTCTCGGACAGGCTGCTGCGGCAGATCGGCCTTTCCGGTCGTACGATCGTGCCCATGCTCGTCGCCATGGGCTGCACGGTTCCTGCCGTCATGGCGACGCGAACCCTGCCCTCGGAGCGCGACCGAAAGCTCACGGTCATGCTCACGCCCTTCATGGGCTGCTCGCCTAAGCTTGCCACCTACTCGTTCATTGCCGCAGCCTTCTTTCCGGGGCATGCGGGGTGGATAGTGGTCGCGATCTACCTCTTTGGTATCGTGATGGGCATCCTGACCGCCATCGTGTCGAGGCGGGCGGCGTTTCGTGGCGAGGCGGTACCCTTCATGATGGAGCTACCCACCTACCGCATGCCAAGCATCCGCAGCGTGCTGATGCTGGTGTGGGACAAGTCCCGCGATTTCGTGAAGCGCTCGTTCACGGTGATCTTCGCTGCCACGATCGTCACGTGGTTCCTGCAGTCGTTCGACCTTAGGTTCACCATGGTCGAGGATACGAGCCAGTCCATGCTCGCTCAGGCGGCGGGGTGGGCCGCGCCCCTTTTCGCGCCCCTGGGACTGGGGGATTGGCGCATCGCCTCCATGCTCTTCACGGGTTTCATCGCCAAGGAGACGATAGTCTCGACGCTCTCGGTGCTCTTTGGGGGCGTGGACGGCCTCGTCCAGGCGCTCTCCCCGCTCTCGGCCGTCTGCCTCATGGTGTTCGTGCTGCTCTACACCCCCTGCATCGCCGCCATCGATGCCGTGCGCCGCGAGATGGGAGGGAAGTGGGCCGTCTGGGTCGCCTTCTACCAGTGTGCCCTCGCGTGGGTGGTGACCTTCGTGGTGCATCTGTGCGGGGTTGTCCTGGGCTTGGGATAG
- a CDS encoding AbrB/MazE/SpoVT family DNA-binding domain-containing protein → MPADVRKEHSHSVRTSLKEWGTSRAVRIPKPICEQAGISAGSELTMQSGQDDRGAFIMLRPVSRDAHRAVDVPYISMDEVFAGHKESYVPCEADWGHDVGAEVVE, encoded by the coding sequence ATGCCTGCAGACGTGAGAAAAGAGCACAGTCACTCAGTACGTACGAGCCTTAAGGAGTGGGGGACATCGCGTGCCGTACGTATTCCCAAGCCCATCTGCGAGCAGGCGGGCATATCCGCTGGAAGCGAGCTTACGATGCAGAGCGGGCAAGATGATCGCGGGGCCTTCATCATGCTTCGCCCCGTCTCGCGAGACGCCCATAGGGCGGTTGATGTGCCGTACATCTCGATGGATGAAGTATTCGCTGGTCACAAGGAAAGTTACGTCCCTTGCGAGGCAGACTGGGGGCATGATGTCGGGGCCGAGGTAGTCGAGTGA